The DNA sequence CCACCTTccattctccttcttcttccctgaaaACCCCAACGTAATTCCCTTCTCCTGTTCCCCAGCCTTTTAAcccgttttcttttttttttcttttgaattaggggtaatttggtaataaaaattaaaattttagtaaaaatgatgattttaaaattaagttaaatcTTAAGGACGATTTTGTAAGTAAAAAAAGGTTGGAgaacgaaaaaaattttcaaccccTAGGAACCAAAATTGTACttaatcatttttttatacaaaaacaATATTACATTACTAGTAAATATTTTATTACTTAATTAGCAataatttatacttatatttataggaattttatatacaataaacATATAATTTGTTCTTATATTTACTAGATTTACacatataaattaatacaatttacatttatattttttaaagtttatatatataaattaataaattttatttgttaaaaataatttagtatttataatGGTCAAATAATGACCAAAAAAATTCTCTTTAGTTATAGAAATTGAGCATAATATACTTCTAAGGTGCCTATTGGCAGCAAAGAGAAGCAGGAAGTAATTGTAGTGTTTCCGAGCCTGCCTTTACATGCTCATATATACTAGTTGTTTCGAATTCAGAAACTGCAGAGGAATGTAACTCtactattttagtattttgcATACACTTTCCTtgtatattttctattttttattaacaatacAATAACAAAAGATATACAAAAAAGTGATAGAAATattatatctcttgggtttatCTGGAATGAATTATGAATCAACATGTATGAATGGAGTGAGTTAAGCAAGGAAGTATATGTAAGTATGATGAAACATGTATTGATGAATGAATGATTCCTTACTTTGATGGGAAGCGGATGCAGTAAGTAAAACAGAGGAAGCAAGTTATTCTTAGTCCAAATCAAAGTGCAATCTCCCTCCAACATATATATGCAATCTGATGTATGATCCTTTCGCTATCACCAAACAAACTAATTAAGGATGGCTGACTGGGGCCCAGTGTTTGTGTCCTTGGTGCTCTTCATTCTCTTAACACCCGGCCTGCTCTTTCAGCTGCCGGGGAGAGCAAGGTGTGTCGAGTTTGGCACCTTCCAGACAAGTGGCGCCGCCATTATCATCCACACACTCATCTACTTCGGTCTTATTTGTGTCTTCTTGCTCGCTATTAGGGTCCACTTGTACATGGGCTAGCTATATTCAACAAATTCCTCCTtcacttttctttctcttttatttttccaattctTGATCTCTCTCTGCTCCTTCCAATGCTAATGTATTCATTTTTTTCTCATATCTAAATGAATTAttgactttttcttcttttttttttttcttaaatgaTTGTCTATAGTTTAAAATGGAAAGGAACCTCTAATCAGCTGGCAAATGTAACAAAGGGTTGTATTATGATGTGGAAAACGAAATGTGCTTAATTTAATTCAAGTACCAATCTACCAATAACAATGAGACATGTAGAGTTGGAAACAATTTGGTCTCCAAATTTAAAGGCAATTAATTAAAAACGTGATTATGCCCAATCGACGAAAATTACTGCATCTTTTACCACTTCTCATATGCCCAAATAAAAATGCTAAATCCATCCAAAAGAGAATCACGATTTTCTTCAAGCCGTTGTTAGGTGATTTGTGAATAAAAGTGTTATAAAAACCCATTAATATCttacttttaagttttaatgaATATATCTGCGTaagattataatttatatctagAGCACTTAATAATTTTTCATTAATCATGGTTTTCTTCGTCACCTTCAACTTTGATATTGTCTCTCATAACAGAGCAACTCCACAGCTTCCTCTTTCGTACACAAAgcataataataattcaaaaatagTAATTTGAACAACATTCGGAGAAGATGGGTCGTCAAAAAAGAGATCCAGGTGCAGAAATTCTCTAAGAAAGCTACATCGCAGGAGCATGATGCCCTTTTGGAGTccctttttgcataaaaaaCACACAGACTGATCTAAAGTTTAAATGTCACTGTTGTTTTCAATTCCCATTTGTTATGTTAAAATACATTAACTGTCCTTGtgggaaaagaaaagtagaaaactATTACTTTTACAGTTATTCAAGTTaagtaaatttttattaacagggcattaatgaatttaattgtTTGACCAAACTAACCACATGTCAACATCTTATTTCTCAGTCACTTTCATTTGAGATAAAAACTCATACCATTATCTTCATGTaaaattgataataaaaaataattaaataatttaacagatttgattaaattatccTCTAACAATTCTTAATTATCAACTTACACAAGAATTTCTACCTTCTTCTAAATCATAAAAACATCATCAACATAAGTATCAACTTACACAAGAGTTTCTACCTTCTTCTAAATCATAAAAACATCATCAACATAAGgtttataaacaaataaactTTAGATCTTTCTatacattattaaaaaattcaattctACTAGGTAATCAACACAAATCTAACTAACAATAAgccaataaatattttttaaattgcactctatactaattaattatcattaattaatgattatttaatttttatttttttaaaaatacaaaattaattattattaattatagttGTTTAAAATTAACCAATTAGGAGTTGTTTACCATATTTTTTCTTAGTATATACATATTATGCCATGATGTGAAACgtaatatattaataatgtaATGGATAACCCCAAATTAAATGAGACCCATCCCATATGAATCCTGATGCATTGAAAGCAATATAATCGGAACATGCATGGTATAGGGAATTTTGTGGGTGTGAGATAAAGAAGGCATTGGAGGGTTTTGTATATTCGTTGCTTTGTGTGGGTGCTGCTACTTTCCTTTATTGTCATGCATCTTATTCCTTTCTTCCTTCCTTCAATAACATTGCAGCCTATTTAATAAGCATAGACCACAGTCGTGACATAGAGTGAGTTAGCATCAGATCAGATATGTCTGCAGATTGGGGTCCAGTGGTGATGGCAGTGGTGCTGTTCGTGCTGCTCAGCCCAGGGCTGCTGTTTCAGCTGCCGGCAAAGGGCAGGGT is a window from the Arachis stenosperma cultivar V10309 chromosome 3, arast.V10309.gnm1.PFL2, whole genome shotgun sequence genome containing:
- the LOC130967307 gene encoding uncharacterized protein LOC130967307; amino-acid sequence: MADWGPVFVSLVLFILLTPGLLFQLPGRARCVEFGTFQTSGAAIIIHTLIYFGLICVFLLAIRVHLYMGYIRSDMSADWGPVVMAVVLFVLLSPGLLFQLPAKGRVVEFGNMQTSGISILIHTIIFFVLITIFLIAIGVHIYSG